The Desertibacillus haloalkaliphilus region TTGTTCCATTTTAAATTGCTCTACAGACTGCAACCCATTCTCAGCTTCTCCCACGACTTCATGGCCAGCTTGGGTTAACATATCTTTTAATTGCATCCTCATGAACATTGCGTCATCAGTTACTACGATTCTTGCCATACATTACTCCACCCTTCTATTTATTTTCATTTTTAGACACAAACACTAGCATATTAATAGATCAACTACATACCACCCCTCAAACAACAAAAAGCCCCACTGAGAGCATAGAAAACTAAACAACTTTCGAAAGTTGTTTTTTCTACACTACCAGTGGGGCGTCCCATCTATTGGTAATATTCCATTAATAAAATCGTATACTAATACAAACTCATTTGTCAATCACATTAAAATATAGACCCATTCGTATAACTAGTCTTCGATTTGACCATTACTATTGGTAGCTAAAAAAGACGGAAAATCAGTTGAACAAGGAGTGAAATATATGACTAATAAGAAAAAAAGAAGTGATAGCTGGACACATGAAGATGATTTAATGCTAGCCGAAACGGTATTGCGACATATACGAACAGGAAGTACTCAATTACGTGCGTTTGCAGAAGTGGGAGAAAAACTAGAAAGAAGTTCATCCGCATGTGGTTTTCGTTGGAATCACACGGTTCGCAAACAGTATAAATCGGCGATGGAATTAGCGAAAACGCATCGAAACAAATTGATAAAACGTAAAAAGGCGAATGATAGTGATCAAGAAGAGGACATCGTTCAAACAGAAATAGATGAGGCAACTACGATCAACAGCGATAATAACGTTACGTTTACCGCTACAACTAATGATAAAACATTTTCAACGATCAATATAGAAGGATTAACGGAAGAACAGGCCTCACTTGTGAATCAGATCATTGAGAATCTCGTAAAAACTGAACGAGAGGAAGACAGAAAGAAACGGTTGAATGAGTTAGAAGAAGAAAACAAAGTACTTAAGAAACAACTAAAAGATATGAAGCAAGAGTACGATGAGATTAAAGAAGACTATGAAGGGTTTATGAAAATTATAGGTAGAGCACAACGTAGAGGGATTCTAGAAAAAAGCGACAACAACATAAAAGAGAATGCTTAATAAATAAATCCGAGCACCTCAAGAATGAGATGCTTGGATTTTTATTTTAAATTTGCAAATAAATTATTCATATCAACCGCTTTCAAAACATTCTGTCGGTAAGTTTGCCTCTCTTTTGAGTCGTTACGTCCAGATTCATACTCATTAACCAATGTAGTTAAAAACTTTTCAAAATCTTCGGCTAAGGCATTCGAAGACTGATGATAGACTACGGTATCATTTTTGAAAAATTTCAGCTTTAACAACCTCGCTAATTGAATGGCTTCAATTCGATTCATTTCATTTCTTTCCACTTGCATTAATGCTTTTAAAAGACCATCCTTTAGTCGCCGAACAAAATAAGTCCTAGAAGACAAAAGGGAAAATTTATTGAAATACTCTCTATTAGATAAAGCATAAAAAACAAAAACTTTTCTGATTCGGTGGTTCTTCCGGCTAATTCTCAACAATTCCTCAAAAGAATAATCACCACCAGCTAAATATTTTTGTTCTTGTTCCACTTTTTCAAAGAATGTTTTTAAGTCCATTCTTATCACTTCTTTCGTTTTTTAAATTCGTTACGCTTTTCTAATATGTTCTCAAGACTATTATACCGATTCATTGGAAAAAATACATCTTTTTTATATTCTTCATACATATCCCATAATTTATTCATATTTGCTTGATCCAACAATTCTGTTTCAATCAAATCTTTTTCATCCTGCTCAGATTGACGACTAGAAAATAATTTAGAGATAATTAAGTCCTCAACTATTGGTACACGAACGACTAAATTTTTAAGAGGAATACTTAAAGGTACCGACCTAGGATAAAAATCTTCAAATGGAGGAACTTCCATTACACTTCTCATATTTTCATTTACAGAGAACTGATGTAATACTTTACGTACCCGTAAGTCTTCTTTTTCTAGGTTAATGATAGCATCTATATCACTTGTAAAACGATTACTATCCCTTAACAATATTGCAGTCCCCCCAAAAATAACAATCTCGATTTTTTGTGAGATATTCATATTCGATAACTCATAATCTAGATTGATTAAATTTTCGACTACATCTCTAGAAGTTCTAAATTTCTTCATCGATAAACATCCTCCTATAATTCTTTATATAATCTCCAACAAATCAACACAGTAATCCATATCATTGTCTTTGCGATACGGTTTTACCGTTTCGTATCCTAATGTCACCAGTATTTGATTAATCTTCTGTAAGCTCTCTATATCATACTCTGGGTCTTTCACTAACTCCCTAGCAGCATCGTAATAACGCTTGGCAAATGCATCCCAATCCATTGGGGGTTCATTCGGCACTTGCGGTTCATAGATCCAATCATCAAGGTATTGATTTGCTTGTTCTTCTGTTTGGATATCACGATGACAAATGACAAATATGCCGACGTTCCATGCGAATTGTTCTTTCTCTCCCATATCAACATTAGAGAGGAAGTAATAAATACTCTCGTTCTTTTTCTTCTTTCTATCATTTAGGTATTCGATCAACTCGTCACGTCCCTGTGAGAAATCACGATTTAACGTAAAAACAGGATAAGGATTCGTTGTTTCCCTTATATTTAACGATCCGTCACCTTCAAGAACTAATGCACCATCATAGGTGAAGTCTTGAGCTGGACAATCTTCCAACGATAGGTTGTAACCCTCGTCTTGCCACGTCTCTATAATTGCGTGTACAACTTCATCACGTATCAACGTTTGACCAATAACCTCTTGAATATAAAGCAACTTTTGCAACATCAACTTTCTGCCTTGGATCGCTAATGATCCTGGTTCGTACTCTGTATCATTAGCACGATCATAAGTGTCATATTCGCGAAGCTTTTTATTTTCAAAGTAATGAGATACATTCGTATCAACAACACTTGAAAACAGATCCATATGCTGGTTATCACGCTGATGGTTCAACCGTTTCTGCTGCTGTTTCACCTTATTACGTTTGACAGGCTCACGGTAACGAATATCGTTTCGGAGTTGCATCATCGTCTCTTTCCATTCTAGTAAATACTCCATATCCGAGTACCCCTCATCAATCAGCTGATAGAGCATTTTATCTTTCTTCACCATGCTACACGTCCAACAACCGCTTCTTGAATTTTTCGAACCACAAGATGATTCCTGCTGTGAACTATGTTGAATGCCACACTCAAGAAAGTTCTCACCATATTGAATCTGCATGTCTTGAACTTCGATCCCCCAAGGAAAGATGTGGCGTTCAGCCAGATAAAACCAAAGCTCGTCAGATGTCACAAATCGAATAGGATTATAGACTCGGATTTGATTCGGATAATCAGAATGACGTGAAAAACTATCATCAATTTGATGCTTTTCAATAGATGACTTGCGCCTTGCCGATTCTTCTTCTCGTACACCTAGTAGCATATAACAATCGTACTCATCAACTTCACCATTAAGTTCCACCATTTCAACCGAGCGATCCAACTGTGACAAGATCTCTTGTATCTTCTGTTGCGTCGGCTTCTGTTTCAATCGGCTCGTACACCATCTGCCTAAATTACTAACGGGTGTTGGATTCCCTTTGGCTAACGTCTGATAGAAATAGTCGTTCTCAACATCAGGGTAAACTAAATGTCCAACCATAGGCAGTTTATTAGCCATTGCATAGTCATTCACCGATTGATTGCTACGACGAACAAAATCACTCATCATTGGTGTTTCCGCTAAGGTATCCGATGTAATAAAATGCACCTTTTTATTCCTTTGATGGGTTGGCAAGTCCTCTAACATTTCACAAACCAATGTAGCTAGAAAGCTAGAGTCTTTCCCGTATGAAATCATCAACATCCATTCTTTTTTATCTAGTAAATAAATCTCTCTTAAATGTTCTTTAATCACCTGTATTTTGTCCATAATACGCCCATACAATATAAGAGAGGAAAGCCCCCTCTTATACCTGAGGGCTCACCTCCCTTATCTATTCTTCTATTTGCCACAAAATCCCGTTCAACTCATCTGTATTAAACTTTTTCTTATAGATATTAATGTTAAATCGATTGCTATCTTCACCTACATAGTTACGTAAAACTCCCCATTTCCCGCAGAAAACAAGAAAATTCTTAAACGACTTTGCATTCTCTATATAATGCGACAATAGGTGTTTATAAAAGGTGTAATCACGCTTGTTCAATTGACAAAGCAGGTGCATGTCACCCTCTTTCTCAATCCAACGCAGTGTTCTAATCTCATCAAATTTACTCTCGACTTCAAATAATGAACAGTCAGATTCAAAAATATCTTTTAACCACTCTTTTACTGAGCGAGGAAACTTATAGATATGCCCATCCTTTTTAAAGGATTCGGCAGCCTCTTCCTCTGTACTAATTTCAATAAGAGCATCATCCCAGGCCTGACTAATAAGTGGATGGTATTCATAGGAGAGATGCGGATACTGATTGGTAAACCACCACTTGTAACAATCGAGTCGCTTTTCGAATGGTAACAGTTTTAACGCTTTTATAAGACGTTCCTTCACATCAAGTTTCGATGGAGGACAATAGTCATCGTCATGACCGATTTTTACCCATTTGTTGCGGTAAGGGTTAATCTCCATAAAAAAGGATCGATCATCCTCCTTAACCTCGAAATAGTAGAAAACCTCGTTCCCTTGATCACGACCATCCCAAAAACCTTTAGTAACAAAGATTCCTTCTCGATACTTCCCAAGATTATCTTTAAAACGGACAATATCACCA contains the following coding sequences:
- a CDS encoding phosphoadenosine phosphosulfate reductase domain-containing protein, with amino-acid sequence MDKIQVIKEHLREIYLLDKKEWMLMISYGKDSSFLATLVCEMLEDLPTHQRNKKVHFITSDTLAETPMMSDFVRRSNQSVNDYAMANKLPMVGHLVYPDVENDYFYQTLAKGNPTPVSNLGRWCTSRLKQKPTQQKIQEILSQLDRSVEMVELNGEVDEYDCYMLLGVREEESARRKSSIEKHQIDDSFSRHSDYPNQIRVYNPIRFVTSDELWFYLAERHIFPWGIEVQDMQIQYGENFLECGIQHSSQQESSCGSKNSRSGCWTCSMVKKDKMLYQLIDEGYSDMEYLLEWKETMMQLRNDIRYREPVKRNKVKQQQKRLNHQRDNQHMDLFSSVVDTNVSHYFENKKLREYDTYDRANDTEYEPGSLAIQGRKLMLQKLLYIQEVIGQTLIRDEVVHAIIETWQDEGYNLSLEDCPAQDFTYDGALVLEGDGSLNIRETTNPYPVFTLNRDFSQGRDELIEYLNDRKKKKNESIYYFLSNVDMGEKEQFAWNVGIFVICHRDIQTEEQANQYLDDWIYEPQVPNEPPMDWDAFAKRYYDAARELVKDPEYDIESLQKINQILVTLGYETVKPYRKDNDMDYCVDLLEII
- a CDS encoding DUF6036 family nucleotidyltransferase — its product is MKKFRTSRDVVENLINLDYELSNMNISQKIEIVIFGGTAILLRDSNRFTSDIDAIINLEKEDLRVRKVLHQFSVNENMRSVMEVPPFEDFYPRSVPLSIPLKNLVVRVPIVEDLIISKLFSSRQSEQDEKDLIETELLDQANMNKLWDMYEEYKKDVFFPMNRYNSLENILEKRNEFKKRKK
- a CDS encoding RsfA family transcriptional regulator → MTNKKKRSDSWTHEDDLMLAETVLRHIRTGSTQLRAFAEVGEKLERSSSACGFRWNHTVRKQYKSAMELAKTHRNKLIKRKKANDSDQEEDIVQTEIDEATTINSDNNVTFTATTNDKTFSTINIEGLTEEQASLVNQIIENLVKTEREEDRKKRLNELEEENKVLKKQLKDMKQEYDEIKEDYEGFMKIIGRAQRRGILEKSDNNIKENA